One genomic segment of Sediminispirochaeta bajacaliforniensis DSM 16054 includes these proteins:
- a CDS encoding DUF4912 domain-containing protein produces MTRERLLTLSKETLVALARREGLYVEEDLDFDGDDREEIIDQIMDALEEDRSERIAGNNSAMQAKGRKYDILLDEEIVSQETEEYLLPDHYNETRIVLLLRDPLWAYAYWDIQDVRLKSLCDEPYYEGLFLRVYEFSSAIPSKDHVIDYFDIPVKEEDDNWYISLPKPGGFFCVDLRGKSLHGETLLCRSNMIKSPLGYIAENQEDFFSHPDQMKVLLSGLWDFEGREDEHERIPQRVLQILDYQDLSIGN; encoded by the coding sequence ATGACAAGGGAACGGTTGCTTACCCTTTCCAAAGAGACCTTGGTCGCCCTTGCTCGTCGGGAAGGGCTTTATGTGGAAGAGGATCTTGATTTTGACGGAGATGATCGGGAAGAGATAATCGATCAGATCATGGATGCCCTGGAAGAAGATCGCTCCGAGCGTATAGCCGGAAATAATTCGGCAATGCAGGCAAAGGGGCGAAAATACGATATTCTTCTTGATGAAGAAATCGTCTCTCAGGAGACCGAGGAATATCTGCTTCCCGACCACTATAACGAGACCAGAATCGTTTTGCTCCTTCGTGATCCTCTTTGGGCCTATGCCTATTGGGATATTCAGGACGTACGTTTGAAAAGTCTTTGTGACGAACCCTATTATGAGGGGCTTTTCCTGCGGGTCTATGAATTTTCTTCCGCAATACCAAGCAAAGACCATGTCATAGATTATTTCGATATTCCCGTCAAGGAAGAGGATGACAACTGGTATATAAGTCTTCCCAAACCCGGCGGTTTCTTTTGTGTCGATCTCCGTGGAAAGTCACTACATGGTGAAACATTACTGTGTCGTTCGAATATGATCAAAAGTCCTCTCGGCTATATCGCCGAGAATCAGGAAGATTTCTTTTCCCATCCCGACCAGATGAAGGTTCTCCTTTCCGGTTTGTGGGATTTTGAAGGGCGTGAGGATGAGCATGAGCGGATTCCTCAGCGGGTCCTGCAGATTCTCGATTATCAGGATTTGTCGATTGGTAACTAA